A region of Gammaproteobacteria bacterium DNA encodes the following proteins:
- a CDS encoding hypothetical protein (Evidence 5 : Unknown function), with product MWPVVFLIGFCDQADSLYLRGAWLTIAYLIATVFVASCGHLSDLTYIKASKR from the coding sequence GTGTGGCCAGTCGTATTCCTAATCGGTTTTTGTGACCAGGCGGATAGCCTTTATTTGCGTGGGGCCTGGCTGACAATTGCCTACCTCATCGCTACAGTATTCGTCGCGTCTTGTGGCCATCTGTCAGATCTGACTTACATCAAGGCGTCAAAACGCTAG
- the panC gene encoding pantothenate synthetase, with translation MTMPQIVDSISALRNTLTPWRGRRIAFVPTMGNLHSGHLALVRHAYTLADRVVVSIFVNPLQFGPTEDYGAYPRTLDQDTLKLVEVGTDLVFAPSPREVYPQGREGLTTVTVPGLSDLLCGAARPGHFSGVATVVTLLLNLVQPQTVLFGEKDFQQLLVIRRLVADLHLPVEVVAYPTVREPDGLAMSSRNGYLSVEERKQAPILYRTLCKVCDSLVAGVDDYGGLEDACRMELTAAGLLPDYCAVRRALDLAVPNAEDRHLVVLAAARLGRTRLIDNIQVIR, from the coding sequence ATGACTATGCCACAGATCGTCGATAGTATTTCCGCTCTACGCAACACCCTTACCCCTTGGCGTGGGCGGCGCATTGCTTTTGTGCCGACCATGGGTAACCTTCACTCCGGGCACTTGGCCCTAGTCAGGCATGCCTACACCCTGGCTGACCGGGTAGTAGTCAGTATTTTTGTTAATCCTCTCCAGTTCGGTCCAACTGAAGACTACGGTGCCTATCCGCGTACTCTGGACCAAGATACTCTGAAGCTTGTGGAGGTAGGGACCGACCTAGTCTTTGCACCCTCGCCTCGAGAGGTCTATCCACAGGGACGCGAGGGACTCACCACAGTAACGGTGCCGGGATTGAGCGATCTCCTGTGCGGGGCAGCTCGTCCTGGGCATTTCAGTGGGGTAGCCACAGTAGTCACGCTTCTGCTCAACCTCGTCCAACCTCAGACGGTACTTTTCGGAGAAAAGGATTTTCAACAATTATTGGTGATCCGTCGCTTGGTGGCTGATTTGCACCTACCGGTGGAGGTTGTGGCATATCCTACGGTGCGAGAACCGGATGGGCTGGCTATGAGTTCGCGCAATGGCTATCTCAGCGTGGAAGAGCGCAAGCAGGCACCGATTCTTTACCGTACCTTATGCAAGGTGTGCGATAGTTTGGTAGCGGGGGTGGATGACTACGGAGGGTTGGAAGATGCGTGCCGGATGGAGTTGACCGCCGCCGGCTTGCTACCTGACTACTGCGCCGTGCGTCGAGCGTTGGATTTAGCCGTACCCAACGCAGAGGATCGCCACCTCGTGGTCTTGGCTGCGGCGCGTTTGGGACGAACGCGACTCATTGATAATATCCAAGTGATTCGATAA